The genomic window CACTATTTAGATTTTTATGGAGTATTTATATCTTCCATATTATTAGCATCTTTAGGAGCAATTATGGATGTTTCTATTGATATATCTTCAGGATTGTATGAATTAAAAAGACATAAGCCAGATATAAGCTTTAAAGAAATGTTTAAAAGTGGTATGAATATAGGTAGAGATATAATGGGTACTATGGCAAATACATTAATATTAGTTTATGTAGGCTCATTAATGGCTCCAATACTTTATTTCATTATTAAAAATACCCCAATGGAAATAATATTTAGCTACAATATTATAGCATCAGAGGTATTAGCTAGTTTAGCTGGAAGTATTGGAGTAGTTATGACCGTGCCAATAACAGTAATCTTAGCTTCTTACTTATATACAAAAGTAGAATAAATTAAATTATTCTTTTTTGTTAGTAAATTATTGTTATATCCTGAAATTATTTCGTTGTTCATGTTCATGTTATCACCTTTTTATTGCATTTGGTATTTTCGAAGTATACTTCGTATGGGTTTTAAAACTTAATAAACGGTGTAGTTTTATTTTGGTTGTGCTATTCAACGAATTCTTTCAGGTTGTCGCTTGCGTAGCAAGCGAGCAACGAAAACCGAAGATTTTCGTCTAATTTATCTAAGAGGTAGGAAATAACTTCATAAGGAATTTATTAAGTATATAAGAATTTTTATTTACAAATATAAAATAAAGTTAATATAATAAAAAGATACAATATATCTACAAACTGCTTAAGTGATAGATAATGGATGAAATAAAAGTTATAGAAATTGCTAAGAGTTTATTAAACTTTAAAAGAGACTATGTTGTAAAAGGTATTGATGATGATGGAGCTGTTTTAAAAATTGGGAAAAAATATATAATCTTAACTTCTGATATGATGTTAAGAGAAACACATATTCCTGAAATACTATCAGCATATGAAATTGGAGCTAGGATATTGACAGCAAATGTTTCAGATTTATTAGCAATGGGTGCTGAACCATTAGCTTTTTTATTATCCCTAGCTGTTGATAGAGATGAGAAATTTATATATGAACTTTATAGGGGTTTAAGTGACTATTCTAAACATTATAATTGTCCTATTGTTGGTGGAGATACTGTTAAGGGAGATCTGATACTTTCTGGATTTGCTATAGGAATAACAAATAAACCTTTATTTAGAGAAGGGAAAATTAATGATGATATAGCTGTGACAAATGATATTGGAAGGGTTTATTGTTCTATATATTTATATAATTTATATAAAAAAGGGAAAATTAGTTATAAAGAGTTTTTAAATTATGCTGAAAAATATAAAAATATTATGGAAAAGCTTAGAAAACCTGTGGCAAGAATGGAAATACTTGATGTGAAAGAATTTTTACATGGAGCTTGTGATATATCTGATGGGTTAGCTAAAGAAATAAGATATTTTAAAAACTTTGAAATCTATGGAGATAAATTATTAAAATCTATACCTGAAGATGTTTTATCTTTCTGTGATGAATTTAATTTAGATCCTATAAAAGTAGCTTTAAACAGTGGAGAAGAGTTTGAAATATTATTTACAACAGATAAATTAAATAAAGTAAAAAAACATGTGAAGGTCAATAAAATAGGAAAAATTATTGAAAATGGACAATATATAGATGGAAAAGAGCTAAAAGATATAGGTTATGTACATAAGTGGTAAACTTTACTTTATTAAAAATAAAGTTTTTATAATAAGATAATTTATTATTATTTATATAAAATTTTATAGTGAAATTATGCCTATTAATGATGAAGAACTAGTTGAGATTTTTAAAAAATTAAATAATAATGTTATTAAAGTAAATTATGCGAGGTTTTCTATAGTTGATATTCCCTATAATGTAAGATTAAAGCTTTGGGAAAATCTTAAAGAAGCTTATAAAAAATATTTAAAAAAAGATTATATCTACTTTCCTGACTTAGATAAAGAAATAAAAAAATATTTTGAATGGACATTATCTGTTATTGCTTTCTCATTCTATTACAATAATGAACCATTCCCTGAAATATATAAATATAATGATAGTGAGCTTAAAGCAGTTGAATACCTATTAAAACTAAAACCTATTGAAGGTTATAGTGTAAATGACATTATTAAAGCTATAAAAGAAAAGAATAATAATGAGATATTGTATGTTTTAAAAGAATATGTAAATAAGATATCTTATAGAATGGGAGAATTGTTAAAAGGTATTAAAAATCCTATATTAAAAGAATATATTTATGAAAAATGGCTTTTATATAAATCAAAAATTGATGAAGCCTTAGTTTATGCATTAAAAGATCCATGGTTTGTAGAGTTTTTAAAATGTAATGGTATAGAAGATTGTAAAAAACTATTAAAGAATAAAGAAATTAATTTTGATTTAGAATGTTATAGAAAATGGTTTTATAGAAAAATAAAAGAAAAATTAAATGATATGATAGAAAATGGTTTGTCTAAAATTGAAAATAAAAAATATAAAATAAAATATATTGATGATAAAAATAAAATCTTAGCTATTTTAGAAGAGAAAAAACCCTTACCTATAAAAAGATCAAAAATATTATTATACTGTGTTTGTAAAAACAATCTTATCAGTTTAAAAGATTTGTTAAACATTTTAAAAAGATTAAATTTTAATAACAATTTTAAAAAGGTTATAGTGGTTGTAGCTTCTTCAGTAGGATTTGATGAAAGGGCAATATATGTTTTAAATTCAGAGTATTTTATAAATAATGTTTTAAAAGACAAAATTTCATTGATATTGTTAGATATTAAAAGGGGTAAGGTTTATTATGGATTAGAGGATGAGTATGCAAAAGCTTTAGATTTTCCAAAATTACTATATTTTGAGTGATAAAAATGAGAGTAGCAGGCATTGTTGATTTATCAACTATAGACTATCCAAAAAAGTGTGCATCAGTTATTTTTTTATCTGGTTGTAATATGAGATGTCCATATTGTCATAATCTAAAATATGTATTAGAAAATGGTAAAGAGATGAGCATAGAGGAGATTTTTGACAATATTGATTTTTTATTTGCTGATGCAGTTGTTATATCTGGAGGAGAGCCTACATTACAAAGAGATGTAGTAGATTTAGCTAAATTTTTTAAAGAGAGAGGATTTTCTGTTAAATTAGATACCAATGGTTCTAATCCTAATGTAGTTAGGGAGATGTTAGATTATATTGATTATATAGCAATAGATGTTAAATGTTCTTTTAGTAGATATAAAGAATTTGTAAAATATGATGGAAATATAAAAGAGAAGATTTTGGAAATAATAAAAATGTGTAAAAATAAAGTTTTTGTAGAATGTAGAACCACATTTGTTCCAAAATATTTAAATGAAAAAGATATAGAAGAGATTGCTAAAACTGTTAAAGACTGTGATCTTTATGCCATTCAACAGTTTGATCCAAAAGATGCTTATGACACCTCTCTTAAAAAAATATCTCCACCAAATGAAAAAGAGTTAATAAATTTAGGTAAATTAGCTAGAAAATATATAAAAAATGTAATTGTAAGGACATTTGATAGAGAGATATTAATAGATTAAGTAATTATTAACCTCCCAGTCAGTTACTGCTGTTCTGTAGCAGTCCCACTCACATCTTTTAATTTCTAACCATTTCTCATATATATAATCTCCTAAAGCTTTTTGTAACACTTCATCACATTCTAAGTGATCTAAAGCCTCTTTTAAGCTAGCTGGAACTGACTCTATTCCAAGAGCTTTTTTCTCTTCTTCACTCATTCTAAATATGTTTCTTTCAACAGGTTCTGGAGGTGTTAATTTTCTCTTGATTCCATCTAATCCTGCAGCTAACATACAGGCAAAGGCTAAGTATGGATTACATGTTGGATCTGGAGCTCTAAATTCAATTCTTGTAGCTTTTCCTCTTGCAGCTGGAACTCTTATAATAGCTGATCTGTTCTTGTTTGCCCATGCTATATTTACAGGAGCTTCATATCCTGGAACTAATCTTTTGTATGAATTAACTGTTGGATTTGTTATAGCAACAAGAGCTTTAGCATGTTCTAATATTCCTGCTATATAGCTTAAACATGTTTCAGACAATCCATTATATGGTCCATTTGGATCATAGAAAGATGGTTCTCCATTAAACCATACACTTTGGTGACAGTGCATACCATTACCATTCATTCCATAGAATGGTTTTGGCATAAATGTTGCTCTTAATCCATGTTTCTTTGCTATATTCTTAATTGTCATCTTAAATGTGACAACACTATCTGCAGTTTTTAGAGCATGATCAAATTTAAAATCAACTTCGTGTTGTCCTGGAGCTACTTCATGATGAGAAGCTTCAACATGGAAACCTAGATTTTCTAGTGCTAAAACAATATCTCTTCTAATGTCAGGAGCTTCATCTAATGGTTCTACATCAAAATATCCTCCACTATCTGCAGGAATCCACCTGTGTGGATTGTGTGGATCTCTTCTTAATAAGAAAAACTCTGGTTCAGGCCCAACAAAGAATTCTCCATTCATCTCTTTCTTTAATTCATCTAACAAAATTCTTAATCTACTTCTTGGATCTCCTTCAAATGGGTGTTTTTCATTCCTATAAACATCACAAATTACTCTTGCAACACTCTTCTCCTCTGGTCTCCAAGGAAGAACAGAAATTGTATTTAAATCAGGTTTTAAAAGCATATCTGATTCTTCTATTCCAACAAATCCTTTTATTGATGAACCATCAAACCAAACTCCGTTCTCAAAGATTTCTTTTAATTCTTCTATTCCTTTTTCTCCAGCTTTAACAGGATATGCTACATTTTTTGGAAATCCTAGAATATCTACAAACTGAAATCTTATAAATTTAACATTATATTTTCTTATATATTCTATTGCCTTATCGACATCCATATTTTCCCCCAATTAATATAATATATTATGGAAATAATATTCCTATTTCCTACTATATATAATTTACTAAAATCAAAGATTTTTAATATATTCATCAACATCATATTCCAATTTTTCAAATCTAATCTTATTTCCTTTAATTATTATATTACCCCTCCATTCATCTTTAGTTTCTGGATAATCCTCTCTATAATGTGCTCCCCTACTCTCTTTTCTATACAGTGCTGAATCTATAACTAACTTTGAAACTGTTATCATATTTTTTAATTCAAAATATTTTTGTAAATAAAGAGGTGAGCTTGTATTTATTTCATCTAAATATTTTCCTATTTCATTTATTTCACTTTTTGCCTTTTCCAATCCTTCTTTATTTCTAATTAATGATACATATTTCCACATGATTTCTCTAAGTCTATCAATTAATTCCATAGGGTTAATATCACCACTAGGATAACTAATATCAACATCAAAAACTTCTATTTCACAATTTTCAGCATATTTACTAGCCTCCTTTCCAGCTATAGCTCCAAAGACTTGAGTATCTGCTAAAGCATTCCCCCCCAGTCTGTTAGCACCATGGATACCTCCAGCAACTTCACCACAGGCATAAAGTCCAGAGATGTCTGTTTCACATCTCTCATTTATTTTAATTCCTCCCATAAAGTGATGAGCTGTTGGAGAAACTATCATTGGTTCTTTTCTAATATCTATCCCAAATCTTAAAAACTGTTTAAATGTAGTTTCTAATTTTCTCTCTATCACATCTTTTGGTAAATGAGTAACATCTAAATACACACCTCCATTAACTCCTCTCCCTTCTATAATTTCCCTATATATTGCTCTTGCTACAACATCTCTTGTAGCTAGTTCTAATCTTTCATCATATCTTTCCATAAATCTTTCTCCAAATTTATTATATAACCTACCTCCTTCCCCTCTTACAGCTTCAGTCACTAAAATCCCTTTCCCTACAATTCCTGTTGGATGAAATTGGACCATTTCCATATCTATTAAAGAAGCTCCTTCATCATAAGCTAAAGCAAAACCATCTCCAGTTTTCTGTTTAGCATTTGATGTTATTTTATAGATATTTCCTGCTCCACCAGTAGCTAATATTGTAGCCTTAGCAAATATAGGAAAGATATTGCCACTAATTAAATCCAAAAAAACTGCTCCATAACATCTATTATCCTCAACTATCAATTTAATAGCCATAACATCTTCTAAAACTTTGATTCTTTCAAATCTTGATAAATACTCCAAAAGTGCTCTAATGATCTCATGCCCTGTTCTATCTCCACAGTAACAAGTTCTTGGAAATGATTGTCCTCCAAATGGTCTCTGAGCTATTTTATTACCACTTCTATCAAACAATGCTCCAAATTTCTCTAAATTTATTAACTCTTTTGGAGCATTCTTAACAAGAATTTCTACCAATTTTGGATTATTTATAAAGCATCCTCCTTTAATAGTGTCATAAAAATGCATTTTAAAACTATCTTTTGGGTCAAAAACTGCATTATATCCTCCTTCAGCCATTACTGTACAGCCACTTTTTCCTAAAAGCCCTTTTACAGCTATAATTACATCTCCTTTACATTCTACAGCAGCTCTTAAAGCTGCACCCCCTCCTCCGATTATTAAAATATCTGTTATCAAAATCTCACCAAATATATTTAAATGAACAAATTATAAATGATAAAAATTTTTATTCAACAATTATAGAAGAATAACCTACAACAGCAGAATAATCTCCTGATACATCTCCAGAAGTTGCATAAGCCAATAATCTAGCTTCACCATATCCAAGCTCTTTCATAGCTCTCATCATGGCTATTGCTGGCCCATATCCACACATTGATATGTTATAATTTACAACATCCTCATACAACTGCTTTTCATCCATATTGAGTATATCTCTTATTACAATCATATCCTTCTTATTAGCTATTTCTTGTGGCTCATAGTGAGATAGATCAGTTGAAGCTATAATAACTACCCTTCTATTTAGCTCTTCTGCAATTTTAGCAATAAAATAACCCACTTCAACAGCTGTCTCATAGTCTTGAAACATCATACATATGGGCACTATTTTAAATTTTATTATATTTAACATCTCTAAGTGCTGTAAGAATGGTAGTTGAACCTCAATAGAATGTTCATTTAGATGTGCAGTTTCATCTAAATCAATGATTTCACATTCCCTCCATAACAAATTTACAAATTCTTTATCTGCTTCAACCTCTCCCAAAGGGGTCTTCCAAACATCATCCATAACACTTACTCCTGATCCTAAACCAGTATGATTCGGCCCAAGAATGACAACTGTGGTTTCCTCCATAGGGTCTGATCTTTTTGACAGTGCATAGTAAGAATGAGCCTTAATAGGGCCAGAATAAACATAACCTGCATGTGGGCATATCAATCCAATGGGTTTTTCATAACATCCAAGAGAAGGCATGTCTTTTGGGCCAAGTCTATGCATGTAGCAATGTTCTATCATTTCTATTAGCTCATGAGGATTAGAAGGATAAAACATTCCTGCAACAGCAGGGTATCTCATAAATATCACCTTAATATTTTAAATGTTCTAAATAAATATAAAAGGTTATTGTCATGAAGAGATTAACTATTATTTTATATAACTCATATGATAAGACAAGATGGCATGAAGCTCATAAAAGGGCTATAGCAAGAGCAGCCCCTATATGTTATGCATTTGACTGTAATTTGGCCATAATGGAATTTCCATGTAGTATGGAAGATATAAGAAATTTAAAAACTACTATAGGAAACTCTGGAGAGTATTTAGAGAAGCTTATAGATAAAAATAGATTTTTTATAGTAGATAAATTTTTACCGCAGTTTGGGATCCCAGTAGCTTCTACATCAAAACCTGAAGAAAAGAAATTAGTAACTGCTAAAGATATTGCTTATATATTAAGAAAAAAGCCTGTAGGAATATATATAGGCCTTGGAAGACATGGTTTACCAAAGAAGATTTTTGATGAAGTTAAATATCACTTAGATATAACTGAGAAGAGAATTTCATTAGAAACATGTACAGCTATTGGCTGCATACCTGCTGTAATACACACATATATGATGATATTATGATAGATAGTATTCTAAGTCATATAACATGCCCATTTTTAGATAATAGATTAATAACAAAAGCTAATAAAAATAAAATTTATTATGCTGTAAAACAGCCTGATGGTAACATTAAGGTTGTTTTACCATTTGTTTTTGAGAATGAAAAGTTTCTAAAATTATCAGATTATAAGGATGGTATTGAAGGAGCTACACAGAGAGTTATAGAAGAAATAAAAAGTGAAATAATAAATAAAAAGAGATTTTTACCATTAGCAGGATATTTTGGTAAGAGATATAGAAGTTTGTATGAACCTTTAACAGTGGTTAATTGTACATTAAATATAGGTAGTGATCTTTGGAGAGCTGATGATTATAATTATATTGATGGTAATAAGATTTACCTTTTATTAAGAATGGTATTTAAAGAGAGGGATGAGAAGGTTATAGCTGAGAAAATAGATGAGATAGGTTATGGTTTAGAAAGATTGATAAAAAATATAAATTTAAATATTCTAATAGATGAAGCAAAAAATATAATAGATCAAAAATTCTTAAGAGAAAAACTAAAAGAGCTTAATTTAGTTTCTTTTATAGCTAATGATTCAAAACCTGCTAGAAAATACACTGAAGTAAGAAAACATTATAGGATAGCAGGTCCTAAGGAAATAAATATTCCATTTGTATGTCCTAAAGAGTTAAAACCTATTGAGATTGAGTTAAAATATAGAGTTGTCGAAGGTTTAGGAATAAAAAGGAAGGAAGTATTTGTTATAACTGGTAGAAATGCTCAGGGAAAAACTACAATGTTGCAGGCTATTGAAAGTGGGCAGGATGATCATATTATAGGAGATGGTAGGGAGTTTATTATAACTGTTAGAAATTTAATAAAAGCTACAACAGGTTCTATGGAAATGAATGGGGAGGATATAAGTTTATTTTTCCAAAAGCTGCCAAAGGGTATTAGAGGTTCTCCTAAAGCTGTATATGGAACTGCTTCAGGATCAATGTATATGGCATACCAAATACAGAAGGCTATTAAAAATAAAAGAGACATTATTTTAATAGATGAAGATAATTCAGCTGTTAATCTTTTAGTTAGTGGTGTATTAAGTAGGAAATTTGAAGGTGTTAAATCTCTAGCTGAAATTATAGCTTATGAAAGAGAGAAGCTTGGAGAAAGTACATTTATAATAACTACCTCTTCTCTAGACTTATTAACAGCTGTTGCTGATAGGGCTATGTATTTAGAAGATCATAAGGCTTACTATTTAGATTTAAAGGAATTTAAAGAAGAGTTAAAAAAATATTATTTAGAGATTATTGATTCTTTTCTAAATAAATAGAATATGTTGGATAGGCAAATTCTATTCCTTCTTTTTCAAATTCTTCTTTAATTTTTAAATTAACCTCTTCAATAGTATTTAAATAGTAATCAAACCCTAAATTTCTGACAAAATATTCCACTCTTAAATTTAAACTCCAATCTCCATATTCAACAAAATGAACTCTATATGGTGGAAGAGTTGCCCTATGTTCTTCTAAAGTTTTTATTATAATCTCTTTTGCTTTTTTTATCTTTTCACAGCTTGTATTGTATGTAAGCCCAATAGTCATTAACACTCTCCTTCTATCCCTAACTGTTAGATTTTCAATATTACTCTCTAATAGCTTTGAGTTAGGTATTGTTATAAGTGTATAATCAAAAGTTCTTATTCTAACACTTCTAATCCCTACTTCTTCAACAATTCCTTCAACTCCATCAACTTTAACCCAATGTCCCAATGAAAATGGTTTATCAAAGAGTAGTAAAACTCCTGCAATGAAATTCTTTATTGTATCTTGCATAGCCAATGCTAAAGCCAAACCTCCTATCCCTAAACTTGCTAATAATGCTGTTATATCATACCCTACTGCACTTAGAGCAGTTAAGATTCCAATAGTTATAATAAATATTTTAATAATCTTGTTCAAAGGTTTTATCACATGATCATCAAATTCCATTTCTGTTTTTTCAACTGCAGGGATTATATAGTATTTAAAAATACCATCAGTAAATTTAACAAAAAAGTATGTTGCTGAAATTATTGCTATAGCTCTTATAGTTTTATCTAAAATGGTAAGAATTTTAAAAGATATCCCTAGTATGTGAAGGGCTAATAATATTGAATATGATAAAATAATTACCGCCAATGGTAATCTTATGGCATCTAATAGAATGTCATCTAATTTAGTTTTTGTATTAATAACAATATTTTTTACCCAATTCTTTAAGATATAATTAATAATCTTAACTAATATAACTCCAAAAATTATAATAACTGTGGCAATAAATATCTGTTCTATCAAAACTACCACCTGTGATATTATGGATATTGTGAAATTAGGAGAAAAATATGGTTATGATGTTGAAATATTTATGCAGAAAGGAGTTTCTGTTGGAGTAGAGTTAGATGGAGAGAATGTAGATAGTTTTGAATATCACAGTTCTATAGGTTATGGTATTAGAGTTTTGAAAAATAATAAAGTTGGTTTTGCATATGGAAATGTTTTAAATGAAGAATTATTAAAGAAAGCTATGAAAAACTTAGTTTATGATGAGTACTCATCTTTGGCTGAGCCTGATAAATATAAAGAGCCTAAGGGATTATTTAACAAAGAAGTATGTAATTTAACAGAAGAGGAATTGTTGGATAGATTATTAGAGATGAAAGAGATTAATGCTAATATTTTAAGTGGGGGTGTATATAAATCTATATCATATTTTAGATTAATAAATTCTTATGGTTTAGATGTTGAAGAAAGACAGACATTTTTTTCAGCAAATATATCTATAATGTTAAATGGAGAAACTGCTTATGAATATAAGACAGATCATAAATTATTTAATACAAGAGAAGTTAGTGAGAGAGCTGTAGAGTTAGCAAAAAATTCAGCTAATGGTAAGAAAATTAGATACAAAGGGATAATAATATTGTCACCAAGAGCCCTTTCCAATCTTCTATATTATACCCTATATCCTGCCTTTTCAGCTGAGAATGTTCAAAGAAATAGAAGTTATTTAAAGGATAAATTAGGAGAAGAAGTGTTTAGTAAGAATATAACTATTGTAGATGATAACTCTTTAGATTATGCATTATATTCAGAGAAATGTGATGCTGAAGGTGTAAAAAGTCAAAGAACTGTTTTAGTTGAAAATGGAGTTTTAAAAAGTTATTTGTATGATATTAAAAGGGCTAATGTTGAAAGTAAAGAATCTACAAGTAACTGTTCAAGAGGTTATAGTACACTACCATCGATAGCTCCAACAAACTTTATTATTGAAGAGAAGGAAAAGAATGATTTTGATGAATATGTTTACATAAATGACATTATTGGAGCTCACACCTCTAATCCAATAACAGGAGATTTTTCTATTGAAATAAAAAATTCTTATTTATACAAAAAAGGAGAAATAATTGGATTGAAGAAAGGGCTTTTCAGTGGAAATATTTTTAAACTATTTAAAAATGCAATTCCTTTAAATGATAGTGAACAAAGAGGACACCTTATATCTCCAAGTATAGCTTTTGAGGGAGAGATTATAAATTAAAGGTGGTTTGTATTATAGGTGCTATAGTGTTGGCTGGAGGGGAAGGGAAGAGGATTGGTGGGGAAAAACCATTTAAAATTTTTAATGGAAAGTGTCTATTGGACTATCCAGTAGATCTTTTAATGTCTTTAAACATCCCTTATGTTATAGTTTTTGCTAAAAATCCAATAAATACTAAAAAGGAAAGAGAATTTATAAGAAAATCTTATATTGTTAGTTTTGATCTAATAGAAAATAAAGGACCTCTTATGGGATTGTTAGTAGGAATGAGGGTTTTAGAAAAAGAATGGTTTTTAGCTTTACCATGTGATGCTCCTTTCATTACACAGGAAGCTATTAAAAAGCTAATAAACTTTATAGATAATAAATATAATATCATCATTCCAAAACATAAAAATGGATACATTGAACCTCTTTTTGCTCTTTATAGGAGAGACTGTTTAAAAGAGATTGAGAATATTATTTTAGAAGGGAAGAATTTATCATTGAGAAATTTAATAAAAAGATCTAAGCCTTTATTTATAGATGCTGAAATTTTTGGAAACATATTTATAAATATAAATACATTAGATGATTTGAATATAAAAAAATAATTAAATTATATAATTTATAATATCATTTGTTCTAAACCTAAAAACAATTCAATATACACTACTAGCCTATAAGATGCAGTTGAGATGCGTTCCCGATCCTTCTCGGATCGGGACTGAGGCAAGCCCACGACTGGTGGTGAAACCCTGCAGCAACCAGCTCAAGGTTGATCCTTTCTTGCGACCGTGCTCCCATTTAATTCCGGTTGATCCTGCCGGAGGCCACTGCTATCGGGGTCCGACTAAGCCATGCGAGTCAAGGGGGCGTTCCTTTTGGAACGCCACCGGCGCACGGCTCAGTAACACGTGGCTAACCTACCCTCGGGTGGGGGATAACCTCGGGAAACTGAGGCTAATCCCCCATAGGGGAGGAGGTCTGGAATGATCCCTCCCCGAAAGGGCCTTTAGGCCCGCCCGAGGATGGGGCTGCGGGGGATTAGGTAGTTGGTGGGGTAACGGCCCACCAAGCCTACGATCCCTACGGGCCCTGAGAGGGGGAGCCCGGAGATGGACACTGAGACACGGGTCCAGGCCCTACGGGGCGCAGCAGGCGCGAAACCTTGGCAATGGGCGAAAGCCCGACCAGGGGACCCCGAGTGCCCTGGCTCTGCCAGGGCTTTTCCGGAGTGTTAACAGCTCCGGGAATAAGGGCTGGGCAAGTCCGGTGCCAGCAGCCGCGGTAAGACCGGCGGCCCAAGTGGTGGCCACTGTTATTGGGCCTAAAGCGTCCGTAGCCGGCCCAGTAAGTCCCTGCTTAAATCCCACGGCTTAACCGTGGGGCTGGCGGGGATACTGCTGGGCTTGGGACCGGGAGAGGCCGGGGGTACCCCAGGGGTAGCGGTGAAATGCGTTGATCCCTGGGGGACCACCTGTGGCGAAGGCGCCCGGCTGGA from Methanocaldococcus villosus KIN24-T80 includes these protein-coding regions:
- a CDS encoding TldD/PmbA family protein gives rise to the protein MDIVKLGEKYGYDVEIFMQKGVSVGVELDGENVDSFEYHSSIGYGIRVLKNNKVGFAYGNVLNEELLKKAMKNLVYDEYSSLAEPDKYKEPKGLFNKEVCNLTEEELLDRLLEMKEINANILSGGVYKSISYFRLINSYGLDVEERQTFFSANISIMLNGETAYEYKTDHKLFNTREVSERAVELAKNSANGKKIRYKGIIILSPRALSNLLYYTLYPAFSAENVQRNRSYLKDKLGEEVFSKNITIVDDNSLDYALYSEKCDAEGVKSQRTVLVENGVLKSYLYDIKRANVESKESTSNCSRGYSTLPSIAPTNFIIEEKEKNDFDEYVYINDIIGAHTSNPITGDFSIEIKNSYLYKKGEIIGLKKGLFSGNIFKLFKNAIPLNDSEQRGHLISPSIAFEGEIIN
- the mobA gene encoding molybdenum cofactor guanylyltransferase; translation: MLAGGEGKRIGGEKPFKIFNGKCLLDYPVDLLMSLNIPYVIVFAKNPINTKKEREFIRKSYIVSFDLIENKGPLMGLLVGMRVLEKEWFLALPCDAPFITQEAIKKLINFIDNKYNIIIPKHKNGYIEPLFALYRRDCLKEIENIILEGKNLSLRNLIKRSKPLFIDAEIFGNIFININTLDDLNIKK
- a CDS encoding mechanosensitive ion channel family protein translates to MIEQIFIATVIIIFGVILVKIINYILKNWVKNIVINTKTKLDDILLDAIRLPLAVIILSYSILLALHILGISFKILTILDKTIRAIAIISATYFFVKFTDGIFKYYIIPAVEKTEMEFDDHVIKPLNKIIKIFIITIGILTALSAVGYDITALLASLGIGGLALALAMQDTIKNFIAGVLLLFDKPFSLGHWVKVDGVEGIVEEVGIRSVRIRTFDYTLITIPNSKLLESNIENLTVRDRRRVLMTIGLTYNTSCEKIKKAKEIIIKTLEEHRATLPPYRVHFVEYGDWSLNLRVEYFVRNLGFDYYLNTIEEVNLKIKEEFEKEGIEFAYPTYSIYLEKNQ